ATCCGCCTCAGGATGCTTTTCGACAGAAAGCACCTCGCCGATGACGACGCGATCAAAGGGCGGCGCAACCAGTTCGCGCGATTCGACTTCGAGACCGGCCATCGTCAAGGTGTCGGCGAGCTCCGCGCTACTCAAGGCCGGATTGACGAAAGTACGAAGCCAGTTTTCGGAGAATTTCATCAGGGCCTGTTTACACTCATTCCAACCATACCGCCGGGGAGAACCGGGTGCGGCGCAAGTCGCCGGCGACGCCGTTCAGTCTTTCCAAACCTGGCCTCAGGCAAATTGCTTGAGAAATCGCAAGTCGTTTTCAAAGAACAGCCGCAAATCATTCACGCCATAACGCAGCATCGCGAGGCGATCTATGCCCATGCCGAATGCAAAACCCAGATAGCGCTCGCTGTCGATTCCGACGTGCGCAAGTACATTCGGGTGGACCATGCCGCATCCGCCGACTTCCAGCCAGCCGCTGTTGCCGCACACGCGGCAGCCGTCGCCATTACAGAACACGCAGCCCATATCGGTTTCGGCCGATGGTTCGGTGAATGGAAAAAACGAAGGTCGAAAGCACACCTGCAACGCTTCGCGTTCGAAAAACCGCTGCAGAAAGTCGGTGACCACACCCTTCAGATCAGCGAAGCTGACGCGCTCATCGATCCATAATCCCTCGAACTGATGGAACATCGGTGAATGCGTCGCATCGGAATCGACGCGGTACACCTTGCCCGGCGCGATGATCTTGATCGGCGGCTTATGCTGCTGCAGGTAACGAATCTGGATCGGCGAGGTATGCGTGCGCAGCAATAGCGGTTCGGCGTCATCGATATAAAACGTGTCGTGCATGGCGCGCGCCGGATGATCTTCCGGGATGTTCAGCGCGGTGAAATTGTAATAATCGGTCTCGATTTCGGGGCCCGTCGCGACCGCGAATCCGATCGAGTGAAACAGCGCGACGATGCGTTGCAGCGTCAGCGTGATCGGATGCAGGCTGCCGACGCCCATGCCGCGTCCGGGTAGCGTCACATCGAGCGATTCAGCGGAAAGCTGCGTTTGCAGTTGCAGATCGCGGATCGTCTCGCGACGCGCCTGTAAGGCGGCCTCGACCGCCTGCTTCGCGCGATTGATGCGCTCGCCTTCGGCGGGCCGCTGCCCGGCAGGCAATTTGCCGAGACTTTTCAGCAGATCGGTCAGCGCGCCGCTTTTGCCGAGATAGCGCGCCTTCGCCTGTTCGAGATCGGCTGCGTTATCGATTGCGCCGAACTCATCTTGAGCGCGCGCGACGATGACATCGAGCGCCTGGGCAGGGCTGGTTTGATCGTCGGTTGGCATGGAGGTGATGCTGACTGATCGACGGCAATAAACCGGATGACGATATATCGAGGGGATCGACAAATGAAAAAGGAGGCTTTGCCAGCCTCCTTCACAATCTATTCTGGCTTCACGCGCTCAACGCGCTTTTCGCTTGTTCC
The sequence above is a segment of the Burkholderiales bacterium genome. Coding sequences within it:
- the pheS gene encoding phenylalanine--tRNA ligase subunit alpha, whose product is MPTDDQTSPAQALDVIVARAQDEFGAIDNAADLEQAKARYLGKSGALTDLLKSLGKLPAGQRPAEGERINRAKQAVEAALQARRETIRDLQLQTQLSAESLDVTLPGRGMGVGSLHPITLTLQRIVALFHSIGFAVATGPEIETDYYNFTALNIPEDHPARAMHDTFYIDDAEPLLLRTHTSPIQIRYLQQHKPPIKIIAPGKVYRVDSDATHSPMFHQFEGLWIDERVSFADLKGVVTDFLQRFFEREALQVCFRPSFFPFTEPSAETDMGCVFCNGDGCRVCGNSGWLEVGGCGMVHPNVLAHVGIDSERYLGFAFGMGIDRLAMLRYGVNDLRLFFENDLRFLKQFA